In a genomic window of Akkermansia massiliensis:
- a CDS encoding tetratricopeptide repeat protein, with amino-acid sequence MLKMILLLARRTFIRLLLVLLPLGLFAFLAQAIPLSPLQSLVVLIPVIAFEVWLVVKYLLPVMGDLVTKTLYSSNITTDEEVLVDAARRMLNSGDPQGALELLERYRKENSGLVRSWLMESSLLNDMRRYADSVEVLQEGLESRRWRKEDRALFLYKIGVIYDSQLNNPDKARKYWEEAADRYPNTAYGRSALDKL; translated from the coding sequence ATGTTGAAAATGATTCTGCTGCTGGCCCGGCGCACGTTTATACGGCTGCTGCTGGTGCTGCTTCCCCTGGGCCTCTTTGCGTTCCTGGCGCAGGCTATTCCCCTTTCCCCGCTGCAATCCCTGGTCGTCCTGATTCCGGTGATTGCCTTTGAAGTGTGGCTCGTGGTCAAGTACCTGCTGCCCGTGATGGGCGATCTGGTGACCAAGACGCTGTATTCCTCCAACATCACCACGGATGAGGAAGTGCTGGTGGATGCCGCCCGGCGCATGCTGAATTCCGGGGATCCGCAGGGAGCCCTGGAACTGCTGGAGCGCTACCGGAAGGAAAATTCGGGGCTGGTGCGTTCCTGGCTCATGGAATCCAGCCTGCTGAACGATATGCGCCGGTATGCGGATTCCGTTGAAGTCCTTCAGGAAGGCCTGGAGTCCAGAAGATGGCGCAAGGAGGACCGGGCCCTGTTCCTGTACAAGATAGGAGTGATTTATGATTCCCAGCTCAACAATCCGGACAAGGCCCGGAAATACTGGGAGGAAGCCGCGGACAGGTATCCCAACACGGCTTACGGCCGTTCCGCCCTGGACAAGCTGTAA